The segment ACCGTGAGGCCGAGCTGATGGCCGACGCCTTGGAGGACGGTGACCTGGAGCGGGCCCGGGCACGGCTACCGCACCTGTGTGGCCGCGACCCCGCCACCCTCGACGCCACGGGTCTGGCGCGGGCCACGGTGGAGTCGGTCGCGGAGAACACCTCCGACGCCGTGGTCGCGCCCCTGTTCTGGGGCGGCTTGGCCGGTCTTCCCGGGCTTCTCGGTTACCGCGCCGTCAACACCCTGGACGCGATGGTGGGCCACCGTTCGTCCTGCTACGAGAACTTCGGCTGGGCCTCCGCCCGACTCGACGACCTCGCCAACCACGTTCCCGCCCGCCTCACCGCTACGCTCGCCACCCTCGCCAGCCCCGCGGTCGGGCGAACCCCCTCCCACGTGCTTCGCACCTGGGCGCGGGACGGCGACCAGCATCCCAGTCCCAACGCGGGCCAATGCGAGTCCGCGTTCGCCGGCGCGCTGGGAGTACGGCTCGGCGGGAAGAACGTCTACGGCGAACGGGTGGAACACCGCCCCGAACTCGGTGACGGCCCCCCACCCGGCGTCGGCGACATCCGACGCGCGGTGCGCCTCGCGCGGTGGGTCGGTGTCGGGGCCGGCGCGGTGGCGGCGGCGATGGCATGGGCGAAGGGAAGGCGCGGTGGGGCTGGATCTCCCCACCCCGGACGTCAGTCGCTGTAGCTGTCCAACGCGGCCTCCCGCTCAGCGGTGAGACCGGTCCAGTCCTCACTGGGCGCCGCCCACGCCACGGACACGTTGTCGCCGTTGGCGAGGGTGAAGTTTCGGCTCAGCATGTGCCGCCGTTCTCCACCCGAGCTCGTCCACTCGAACTCCCACTCCGCGACCGAGGTGTGGTCGCCCGGGACGCTGTCGGTGACGTCGGCCACGCGGATCCGCTCGTAGCCGGGCAGGCGACCGCTCGCGATGGTCTCGGACTCGTTCTGCTCCACGTGGGCCAGTTGGTCACTCATGGGGTGCGGTGTGGAGTCGATCTGTAGGAACGTTCCGGTCCGCGGTCCGTTGTAGTAGATGCTGGAGCCGTCGACGCGGCGTGTCCACCCGTCGGGAACCGCGATCTGGAACCCGTCGGGATCGTTGACGAGCTCCACACCGGGGACGTCGGCGACGTCCGGGGTCGGCTCGACATCGTGGTCGTCCTCGGGCTGGTCGTCCTCCTCGACCGGGTCGGCGTCGTCGGGGCCGGGCGCGTCGTCCTCGCTGGGTGAGGCGTCGTCGGCGGAGGCGTCCTGCCGCGCCGCCGCTGGGCTCGGTTCCTCGCCGCCGGTCGCGAAGACCACGATCGCCACCGCCACGACCAGTAACGCTCCGGTTCCGAGCACCATCGCCACCAGTGGCCAGGACAGGCGAGAGCGCCGAGGGGTCGGTGCCGGCCCACTCGGGGCGACCAGCGTCCCCGTCTCCTGGCCCGACGGGGCGAAGACCGAGGTGGGTGTGGCGCCAGCCGGTGTGGCGACGGCCGGTGCGCTTGGTGGCTGGTCGTTGACCACCGTGGGCGCGTCCGTAGCCGGGACGGCAGAGGCCGCCGCACCGGACGCCTGTGGGGGCGTGGCGCCTCCTGGTCCGGACGGATCCAACAAGGCCCGGGCCTGTTCGGCGGTCATGCGCTGGGCGGGTTCCTTGCGCAACAACCCCGCGACGAGTGCGGGTAACGACCCCTCGGCGTGGATGGGGGCGGGTTCCTCCGACAACGCGGCACGCACCGTCTCCTCGGCGGTCGCGCGTTGGAACGGCCCGACCCCTTGGACGGCGTAGTAGGTCGTCGCGCCCAGCGACCACAGGTCACTCGCGGGTGTGGCCGGCACGAAGTGGAGCCGTTCGGGCGCGATGTAGCCCGGCGAACCGACGACGCCGGAGGTGCCGGTGAGGTCACTGGCGCCGGAGACCTGGGCGATTCCGAAGTCGGTCAGCACCGCGCGACCGGACTCGGTGATCATCACGTTGGCCGGCTTCACGTCGCGGTGGACGATACCCAGCCGGTGCGCCGTGACCAGCGCGTCCAGCAGCTCGCCCACCCACCGGGCCACGTTCCGCGCGGCCACGGGGCCGTCACTCTGGACGAGGTCCCGCAGGGACCGCCCGCTGAGGAACTCCATGACGATCCACGGACGCCCGTCGTGCTCCACGACGTCGTGCACGGAGACGATGCCGGGGTGGCTCCCCATGGCCGCGGCCCGCGCCTCGCGCTCCATGCGGGTGGCGAGCCGGGCGCGCTCGTCGGCAGCCATGCCGGCCGGGAGCAGCAACTCCTTCACCGCGACGGTGCGGTCGAGCCGCGTATCGTGGGCACGCCAGACCCGCCCCATGCCACCGCGGCCCAGCTCCTCGGTCAAGCGGTATCGGTCACCGACCACCCGCTCGACTCGCTGTGACGCTTCGTCAGCGTTCGAGTCGTCCGTACCCACCCGGGCTCCTCTCAGGAGTACGGGGCCGCCCCCCACCAGCTTGACCGCACTCACATTAGGGTGAGTGGCCGCACGGCGCCACAGGCACCGGAACGCGTACTCGGGCGGTACGAAGAGTGACGGAGGAAGAGTGGGGGACGTCCACCCAATGTGGAACGAGTCTAACCAGAACGGTACACACGGTGCTTTACTGGTCGCCGGTACGACCTCCGACGCCGGAAAGAGCGCCGTCGTGGCGGGGCTGTGCCGTTGGCTGCGGCGCCGCGGCGTCAAGGTCGCGCCGTTCAAGGCCCAGAACATGTCACTCAACTCGGTCGTCACACCTGACGGCGCCGAGATCGGCCGCGCGCAGGCGATGCAGGCCGCCGCGTGCGAGATCGAACCCACGGCGGCGATGAACCCCGTCCTGCTCAAGCCCGGCAGCGACCGCAGCAGCCAGGTCGTCGTCCGCGGCCGGGCCATCGGCGAGGCGGACGCCACCACCTACCACGACTACCGTGCCCGGCTTCGTGACGTCGCCGTGGAGAGCCTCGCCGAACTCCGCCGGGACCACGAGGTCGTCATCTGTGAGGGCGCGGGCAGCCCCGCGGAGATCAACCTGCGTGCCGGGGACATCGCCAACATGGGCCTCGCCCGGGCCGCCGGCCTCCCCACGGTCGTGGTCGGCGACATCGACCGCGGGGGTGTGTTCGCCGCACTCTACGGAACCCAAGCCCTCCTCGACCCCGAGGACCAGGCCCACATCGCGGGCTACATCATCAACAAGTTTCGCGGCGCGCCCGAACTCCTCGCCCCCGGCCTCGACATGTTGCGAGGCCACACCGGCCGCCCCGTGCTCGGCGTGCTGCCCTGGCTGAACGGGCTCTGGCTGGACGCAGAGGACTCCCTCGCGCTCTCCGCGGACCGTGGCCCGACCCAACCCCCGGCCGGGGCTGAGTCCCTGCGCGTGGCGGTGGTGCGACTTCCCCGCATCAGCAACTTCACCGACATCGACGCGCTGAGCGTGGAGCCCGGGGTCGACGTCCGCTTCGTGACCGCTCCCCACGAGCTGGACGGCGCGGACCTGGTCGTCCTGCCGGGGACCCGCGCCACCGTGGCCGATCTCGACTGGCTGCACGAGCGGGGACTGGCGGCGGCCCTACGGCGGCGCGCGGCGGAGCGACGCCCGATCCTGGGGATCTGCGGCGGCTACCAGATGCTCGCCCGCCACATCGACGACACCGTGGAGTCCCGCCGGGGCGGACGCGACGGCTTGGCGCTTCTCCCCACGACGGTCGCCTTCCAGCACGAGAAGATCCTGGGCCGCCCACTCGGTTCCGCCTACGACCACCCCGTCCGGGGCTACGAGATCCACCACGGACTCACCACCGTCCACGACGCGCCGGGCACCGACTCCGAGCCCTTCCTCGACGGCTGCCGCCAGGGCGCGGTGTTCGGCACCACCTGGCACGGCGCCCTGGAGAACGACGCCTTCCGCCGCGCCTTCCTCACCGACGTCGCCGGCCGAGCCACCCGCTCCTTCGTTCCCGCCCCCACCACCGACTTCGCCGCCGCCCGCGCCGCCCGCCTCGACGCCCTGGGCGACCTCGTCGAACATAACCTGGACACCGACGCGGTGTGGCGCCTCATCGAACAGGGGGCACCGTCTGGCCTGCCCACTATCGGCCCGCACGCCTGAGGCACGGAGCGGACCGGAGGACCGAGGGCGTGGTACGCGCCGGATGGGGCCAGCCCCCGCGCCTGGGGGAGAGGCTCGGCATCGGGGCGAACGACTGGAAGACCCTGGGCCTGCTCGAGCAGCACGGCCCGATGGCGGCCGGGGAGATCGCTCGGCTCTCCGTGCGGCGCCGACCTCCGTCACCGGAGTGCTCACGCGCCTGGAGCGGCGGGGATACGTACGGTGGCGCGAGGACGCGCGGGACGGGCGCCGTGTCGTCGTCGAACTCTCGGAGGGACCACGACGTCGCACCCAAACCCTGATCGCGACGACGACCGCCGCCTCGACCGGCTTCTGGATCGATTCACCCTGCCCGAGCTCGAGACGATCGCCGGGTTCCTGGAAGCCCACGCCCGGTTCCAGGCGGGGGCCACCGCCGACCTGAGCGCTCAGGAACCCGCCATCGACCGGATGTAGGCGAACTGGGTGTGCACCTGCTGTACCTGGGCCGCGTTGTGGATCGGGATCATCGTCACGTGGTAGTGCTCGTTGGAGCGCACCGTGACCTGGATCCCGCCCTGCACCGTGGTTTCCTTCGCCAACAGGAAGAACAGGCTGAACACGCAGACGAAGAAGAACCCGATCAGCGCCACCGCCAACGCCCAGCTCGGCAGCTTCTGGTGGTACTGAGTCATGTCGTTGATCGTCCACTGGCTGCCCGCGAGGGGGAACGTGGCCGACGGCGTGATCACCTCGTTCTGGGTGATGGTGATGTCCCCCAGTTGGGCGATGGGCGCTCCGCTCGGCTGGGCGGGGACCCCGCCGCCGGGGGGCAACGCCTGCCAGCCGCCGCTCTGCGGGTTGTACGGCTCGATCTGTCCATACCCGGGATCCCCGGGCTGGGGACCAGTCCCGAAGGGGTTCGCCGGATCGGCGCCGTAGGCGGGCTGGTCGGCGTTGTAGGGGTCGCCGTAGGGGTCCGGCGGTCCGGGGTAGCTCATGCAGAGGATTGTGACAGAAAACCCTGTGTTTCATGATCGCCTGGGTGTTCCCGAGTCCGGGAACCCGACGCGCCGCACCGTCCCAACATCCCGTCTGGGAGAATCAGCCGGGGCGAGCGCAGGAACCCGGTGGGAGTCCGGGGCGGTCCCGCCACTGTGTTCGGGGAGTGACCTCGCTGGGGTGTGCCACTGTCGCACGAGTGCGCGATGGGAAGGCCGTGGGGGAACAACGATCCGAGAGCCAGGACACTGCGCCGCGGACCACTAGTTTCTCGACCGGGGTCGTGGAGTGCCCCGAGGGAAGGATCGACACAACGTGGCAACCATCCTGTTGCTGTCCACCGCCGACACCGAACTGCTCGCGGCCCGGAGCGCCGACGTCGGCTACCGCACCGCCAACCCCGCCCGCCTCGACCCCCGGGACCTGCCCGCGTTGCTGGAGGGCGTGGACGTCGCGGTGCTACGCATCCTCGGCGGGCGCCGAGCCTGGCCCGACGGAACCGACGCGCTGCGCGCCAGCGGCGTCCCCCTGGTCGCCCTCGGCGGCGAGGCCGCGCCCGACGCCGACATGATCGAGCTGTCCACCGTCCCCGCCGGAGTCGCCACCCAGGCCCACACCTACCTCGCCGAGGGCGGCGTCGCGAACCTCCGTGAGATGGCGCGGTTCCTCTCCGACACCGTGCTGCTCACCGGAGAGGGGTTCGCCCCGCCCGAGCCCATGCCCGAGTTCGGCGTACACGGCCCCGAACCGGAGGTGACACCCGGGCGGCCCACCGTCGCCGTCGTGTTCTACCGGGCACACGAACTCTCCGGCAACACCGCGTTCGTCGACACCCTCTGCCGAGCGATCGACACCGCCGGCGGAACGCCACTGCCCGTCTTCACCGGCTCCCTACGCGGTGTCACCCAGGACACCCACCCGGAACTCTTCCAGATCCTGCGGCGCGCCGACGCCGTGATCACCACCGTCCTCGCCGCCGGAGGAAGCAGGCCCGCCGACGCGGTCGCGGGCGGCGAGGACGACTCCTGGGACGCCGGAGCGCTCGCCGCCCTCGACGTGCCCATCCTGCAGGGCATGGTCCTCACCACCAGCCGGGACGCCTGGGCGGCGTCCGACGCCGCGCTCACCCCGATGGACGCGGGAATGCAGGTCGCGATCCCCGAGTTCGACGGCCGCCTCATCACGGTCCCCTTCTCCTTCAAGGAGACGACCGAGGAGACCGGCGACATCCCCGTCTACGTCGCCGACCCCGAGCGCGCCGCCCGCGTGGCCGGCCTCGCCGTCGCCCACGCCCGCCTCCGTGGCGTCCCCACGCCGTCGCGCCGCCTCGCCATGGTGCTCTCCGCCTACCCCACCAAACACGCCCGAGTCGGCAACGCCGTCGGTCTCGACACCCCCGCCTCCGCCGTGCGTCTGCTGCGCGCCCTCGGCGAGCGCGGCTACGACCTCGGAACCGACGACGGCCTCTGGCGCGTCCCGGCCCCCGAGGAGGACCGCCGCGCCGACGACGGCGACCCGCTGATCCACACCCTCATCGCCGCCGGAGGTCACGACCAGGAGTGGCTCACCGAAGAGCAGCTTGAGCAGGCCGAGACCCGGGTTCCGCTGGCCGACTACCAACGCTGGTTCGCGGCGCTGCCCCAGCCCCTGCGCGACTCCGTCACCGCGGCCTGGGGGGAGCCTCCGGGCGAGCTCTACGTGACCGAGGGCACGCACGGGCCGGAGATCGTCATCGCGTCCCTGCGTTTCGGCAACGTGGTCTTCATGCTGCAGCCGCCGCGCGGCTTCGGCGAGAACCCCATCGCCATCTACCACGACCCCGAACTCGCCCCCTCGCACCACTACCTCGCCGCCTACCTGTGGTTGCAGACCGCCGTGGACGACGGCGGGTTCGGCGCCCACGCCGTCGTCCACGTGGGCAAGCACGGAACCCTGGAGTGGCTCCCCGGCAAGGGCATCGGGCTCGCCGCGGAGGACCCGCCGGACGCCGTGCTGGGCGACCTGCCGATGATCTACCCCTTCATCGTCAACGATCCCGGCGAGGGCACCCAGGCGAAGCGTCGCGCCCACGCCACCATCGTGGACCACCTGGTCCCGCCGATGGCCCGCGCCGACACCTACGGCGACATCGCCAAACTGGAGCAGCTCCTCGACGAGTACGCCCTCGTCAGTGACCTGGACCCCGACAAGGCCCCCACCCTGCGTGCCCAGATCTGGACTCTGATCAAGGCGGCCGAACTCCACCACGACCTCGACACCGACGCCATGCCCGACGATGAGGAGTTCGACGACTTCGTCATGCACGTCGACGGCTATCTGTGCGAGATCAAGGACGTGCAGATCCGCGACGGTCTGCACGTCCTCGGTGACGCCCCCGAGGGGGAGGCGCGCGTCAACCTGGTGCTGGCCGTGTTGCGCGCGGCCCAGATGTGGGGCAACAAGGCCGCCGCCCTCCCCGGCCTACGGGCCGTGATCGCGCGGAACTTCGGCCTCGACGAGCGCGAGCTGCTCGCCGAACCCGGCGTTCCGATCGCCGTCCCCGACGGGCTGACCCGCTTGGTCGACGGCCCCGCCCGCACCGCCTCCGACGCGATCGACCTCATCGACACCCTCGCCCGGCGCATGGTCACCACGATGGAGGAGGAGTCCTGGGCGGAGGAAGCGATCCCCGGCGTCGTCCGGACCGTCCTCGGTGACGACCTGGACGCGGCGCGGGAGGTGCTCGCGTTCGCGGTGACCGAGGTCGTTCCCCGGCTCGCCGGTACCGGTGGGGAACTCGACGCCGTGCTGCACGCCCTCGACGGTGGGCACATCCCCGCGGGCCCGTCGGGATCACCCACCCGCGGACTGGTCAACGTCCTGCCCACCGGCCGCAACTTCTACGCCGTGGACCCCAAGGCCGTCCCCTCGCGGAACTCCTGGGAGGTGGGCCAGGCCCTCGCCGACTCCCTCATCCGGCGCCACCTCGACGACACCGGGGAGTACCCGCGCTCGGTCGGCCTCACCGTGTGGGGAACCGCCGCCATGCGCACCCAGGGCGACGACGTCGCCGAGGTGCTCGCCCTGCTCGGCGTGCGCCCTCTGTGGGACGACGCGTCGCGCCGGGTCACCGGCTTCGAAGTGGTTCCGGTGGAGGAACTGGGCCGTCCCCGCGTGGACGTCACCCTGCGCATCTCCGGGTTCTTCCGGGACGCCTTCCCCCACGTGCTCGCCCTGATCGACGACGCCATCACCGCCGTGGCGGAACTCGACGAACCAGGGGAGGAGAACTTCCCCCGCGCCCACGCCCTCGCCGACCACGCCGACCACGGAGACTGGCGTCGTGCCACGACCCGCGTCTTCGGGTCCCGGCCCGGTGCCTACGGCGCCGGACTACTCCAGTTGATCGACTCCGGGAACTGGCGTGACGACGCCGACCTCGCCGAGGTGTACGCGTCGTGGGGCGGCTACGCCTACGGTCGCGGCATGGACGGCCGCGAGGCGCGGGCCGACATGGAGGCGTCGTTCCGTCGGATCTCGGTCGCCGCGAAGAACACCGACTCCCGTGAACACGACATCGCCGACTCCGACGACTACTACCAGTACCACGGCGGCATGGTCGCCATGGTGCGCTCGCTCAGTGGCGAGAGCCCCCGCGCGTACGTCGGCGACTCCGCCACCCCGGACTCCGTGCGCACCCGCAGTCTCGCCGAGGAGACCCGCCGGGTGTTCCGTTCGCGCGTGGTCAATCCGCGCTGGATCGGTGCCATGCGCGCCCACGGCTACAAGGGCGCCTTCGAGCTCGCCGCCACCGTCGACTACCTCTTCGGCTACGACGCGACCGCGGGTGTGGTCGACGACTGGATGTACGCCACGCTCGCCGAGACCTACGTCTTCGACGAGGAGAACCGGCGGTTCCTCTCCGAGGCCAATCCCTGGGCGTTGCGCGGTATGACCGAACGACTCCTCGAGGCCGCGGACCGGGGACTGTGGGGCGAACCCGACCCCGAGCTGCTCCAGCGTCTACGCGCCAGCTACCTGGAGTTGGAGGGGGAGCTGGAGGACGGCTGATCCCTTCCCGCCGACCGTCGACGGGACTACCATTTCCGGACACGCCCCGCGCAGCGAGTGCAGGGGCGTAACCGGACGGGAATGCCTCTAGTGATGGGTCGCTGGCGGACCGTGAACGCTGTTATGTGGATGGCCGAAACGCCTGTCCCGCGTGGCGGTCCGCGGGGTACGTTAGGGGTACCCGCTCAGACGGGAGGGCGATGCGATGCCGTGGTGGATTCTCTGGTTGATCGCTGCCGCAGCCCTGGGCGCCGCGGAGTTCCTCACCTTGACCCTGGCCTTCGGCCTGCTCGCCGTCGCCGCTCTGGTCGCGGCGATCGTCGCCGGGCTGGGGTTGCCGGTCGTCATTCAGACGTTGGCCTTCGCGTTGACCGCAGGCGCTGGACTGGCGATCGTGCGTCCGATCGCCAAACGGCACATGTCCCACCCACCGGTGATCCGTGAGGGCACCGACGCGCTCGTCGGCCGCCACGCGGTGGTCTTGGAGGAGGTCACCGCGGCCCACGGGCTCATCAAACTCTCCGGAGAGGAATGGTCTGCCCGCGCGTTGGACGACGCCCAGGTCATCCCGGAGGGAACACTCGTGGACGTGATGGAGATCGACGGCGCGACGGCCGTCGTGTACCCACGCGATGAACTACTTCGATAACCCTGCTGAATTGAGGCGAGGGAGAGATGCCCGACCTAATCGTTCCGATCGTCATCATCGCCGCGCTGGTGGTGTTCGCGGTGATGTCGACGGTGCGCGTCGTGCCACAGGCGCGTCGCTACAACGTCGAACGTTTCGGACGCTTCCGCACCACACTGCAACCGGGACTCAACTTCATCATCCCGATGGTGGATCGGATCAACACCCGGCTGGATATCCGGGAACAGGTTTTCTCCTCCCGGCCCCAGCCGGTCATCACCCAGGACAACCTGGTCGTCAACATAGACACGGTGCTCTACTACCAGATCACCGACCCACGGGCGGCTGCCTACGAGGTGGCCAACTACCTGCAGGCGATCGACCAGCTCACGGTCACCACCCTGCGTAACGTCATCGGCTCCATGGACCTGGAGCGCACGTTGACCTCCCGCGAGGAGATCAACATGCAGCTACGCACCGTCCTGGACGAGGCCACCGGCAAGTGGGGGATCCGAGTGAACCGGGTGGAGATCAAGGCGATCGACCCGCCGCCCACGATCAAGGAGGCGATGGAGAAGCAGATGCGGGCCGAGCGCGACAAGCGCGCCGCCATCCTGCACGCCGAAGGCGAGCGCCAGTCCCGCATCCTCACCGCGGAGGGAGCCCGCCAGCAGGCCATCCTGGAGGCCCAGGGTGACCAACAGGCCGCCATTCTCCGCGCCGACGGTGAGGCCAAGGCCGTGGAGCGCGTCTTCCAGGCCGTCCACACCAACAACGCCGACCCCAAGGTGCTGGCCTACAAGTACCTGGAGACCCTGCCCGAGATCGCCGGCGGCGAGAACAACACCTTCTGGGTCATCCCCGGCGAACTCACCCAGGCGGTCCGCACAGTCACCGACGCCTTCACCGGCGGGACGAAGGACGGCACGGGCGTCGCGCCGACCCCTCCCCAGTCCGAGACCGGGGACACCGAGTCGACGCAGGACGAGGAGGGAACCCCGGCACTCACCAGCGGAGCACCGTCCCTCGACGCCATGTCGGCCGCCGAACAGGCCCGAGAGGAAGCCGAGGCGGCCGTCAACCAGGCCAAGGCCGACGCCGAGGCCGCCACCCAGGGGAAGATGTCGGCCGAGGAGCCCGGCGAGTCGTGACGCCAGGCGCGGCGGGCGGCGCCCCCGTGCTCCCGGCCGGGCGGTCCCGTCCCAGGGAACGCACGGGGCGCGTCGCCTCCGCTCCTAGGTCAGCAGAAGCTTGCCCGTGGTCCGCCGTTCGGTGAGGTCGCGGTGCGCCCCCGGTGCCTCGTCGAGGGGGTAGCGGCCACCGACTCGGACCTTGAGGTCGCCGCGTTGGATCAGGGCGAACAGTTCGGCAGATCGCTGGAGTAGTTCCTCGCGGGTCTCCACATAGTGCGCCAGGGTCGGGCGCGTGAGGAAGACCGAGCCGGCCTTGTTCAGGCGCTGGGGGTCGACCGGGGGAACCGGGCCGCTGGCCTGGCCGAAGATGGCGAGGACACCGCGCCGCCGCAGGCTGGTGAGACTGGCGTCGAACGTGGTGGCCCCGACGCCGTCGTACACGGCGGCGACCCCGGCGCCGTCGGTGATCTCCTGGACCTCCGGCCCGAAGTGCTCGTAGCCCAGGACGTGGTCGGCGCCCGCTTCGCGGGCCAGGGCCGCCTTGCTCTCCGTCGACGTCGTCCCGATGACACGGGCACCGGCGAGCTTCGCGAACTGCACCAACATCAGGCCCGCTCCGCCCGCCGCCGCGTGCACCAGCACGGTGTCGCCGGCCCGCACGGGGTAGGTGCTACGGGTGAGATAGTGGGCGGTCATCCCCTGCAGCATGCTGGCCGCGGCGTCCTCGGAGGTCACCCCGTCCGGGATCGGGATCGCGCGAGCGGCGGGGATCACGGCGCGGTCGGCGTAGGCGCCGGGGATCATCACCCACCCCACCCGGTCGCCCACCGCGACGTCCGTCACCTCGTCGCCCACCTCGGCCACGACGCCGGCCGCCTCCACCCCGGGAGTGAACGGAGTCGGCAGGGGATAGGCACCAGAACGCTGGTAGACGTCGATGAAATTCACCCCACGCGCCTGTACGTCGACCGCGATCTCTCCGGGGCCGGGACTCGGCGCGGGGACGTCCTCCACCCGCATGGCATCGGGACCACCCGGCTCATGGACCTGGATCGCGCGCATGGCTCACTCCGTTCACTGGCTGCGGGCCGCCCATCATAGAAGCTGGCATGGTGTGTTCCCCGCCCGACCCCTCTCTGCACGGCGGTTCAGTACCGTGTCCAGCCCGCGTTCAGAACCGTGGCCGCGGGAGTGTGTTTCCCGTCCAGCGAAACGTCCAGCCACGGCCCCGAGGGTGACTTCCGACAGGCCAGAGCAGTGCGACACGGGCACTGCGACAGTGTTGGAAGGAGACGCCATGACGGAGCAGTGGCTACACGCCCCGGTCGGGCTCAACGCCCAGCGGTGGGTGACGCGAGGCGGATGTCGGACGGTGCTGGTGATCGTGCACTCGGTGGCGTGCGCGCAACGACTGATGGACCCGGTCGGACTCCTCGGTGACGACACGCGGATCCAGGTGGTGTACACGATCGCGCCGTCGATCTTCTGCCGCGGGGTGGCCGAACGGCTGCGGGCGATGGACTGTGTGGTGATTCCGTGGGGGCAGGCCGAGCAGACGCCGTT is part of the Spiractinospora alimapuensis genome and harbors:
- a CDS encoding cobalamin biosynthesis protein, which gives rise to MGLDAAVGDPRRGHPVAVYGHAVSRLEHAIYAPTRRRGVLFTLMATVPVVATAVVAQRVARDLPVATIALTAAATWAVVGGRTLHREAELMADALEDGDLERARARLPHLCGRDPATLDATGLARATVESVAENTSDAVVAPLFWGGLAGLPGLLGYRAVNTLDAMVGHRSSCYENFGWASARLDDLANHVPARLTATLATLASPAVGRTPSHVLRTWARDGDQHPSPNAGQCESAFAGALGVRLGGKNVYGERVEHRPELGDGPPPGVGDIRRAVRLARWVGVGAGAVAAAMAWAKGRRGGAGSPHPGRQSL
- a CDS encoding serine/threonine-protein kinase, producing the protein MGTDDSNADEASQRVERVVGDRYRLTEELGRGGMGRVWRAHDTRLDRTVAVKELLLPAGMAADERARLATRMEREARAAAMGSHPGIVSVHDVVEHDGRPWIVMEFLSGRSLRDLVQSDGPVAARNVARWVGELLDALVTAHRLGIVHRDVKPANVMITESGRAVLTDFGIAQVSGASDLTGTSGVVGSPGYIAPERLHFVPATPASDLWSLGATTYYAVQGVGPFQRATAEETVRAALSEEPAPIHAEGSLPALVAGLLRKEPAQRMTAEQARALLDPSGPGGATPPQASGAAASAVPATDAPTVVNDQPPSAPAVATPAGATPTSVFAPSGQETGTLVAPSGPAPTPRRSRLSWPLVAMVLGTGALLVVAVAIVVFATGGEEPSPAAARQDASADDASPSEDDAPGPDDADPVEEDDQPEDDHDVEPTPDVADVPGVELVNDPDGFQIAVPDGWTRRVDGSSIYYNGPRTGTFLQIDSTPHPMSDQLAHVEQNESETIASGRLPGYERIRVADVTDSVPGDHTSVAEWEFEWTSSGGERRHMLSRNFTLANGDNVSVAWAAPSEDWTGLTAEREAALDSYSD
- a CDS encoding cobyric acid synthase; this translates as MWNESNQNGTHGALLVAGTTSDAGKSAVVAGLCRWLRRRGVKVAPFKAQNMSLNSVVTPDGAEIGRAQAMQAAACEIEPTAAMNPVLLKPGSDRSSQVVVRGRAIGEADATTYHDYRARLRDVAVESLAELRRDHEVVICEGAGSPAEINLRAGDIANMGLARAAGLPTVVVGDIDRGGVFAALYGTQALLDPEDQAHIAGYIINKFRGAPELLAPGLDMLRGHTGRPVLGVLPWLNGLWLDAEDSLALSADRGPTQPPAGAESLRVAVVRLPRISNFTDIDALSVEPGVDVRFVTAPHELDGADLVVLPGTRATVADLDWLHERGLAAALRRRAAERRPILGICGGYQMLARHIDDTVESRRGGRDGLALLPTTVAFQHEKILGRPLGSAYDHPVRGYEIHHGLTTVHDAPGTDSEPFLDGCRQGAVFGTTWHGALENDAFRRAFLTDVAGRATRSFVPAPTTDFAAARAARLDALGDLVEHNLDTDAVWRLIEQGAPSGLPTIGPHA
- the cobN gene encoding cobaltochelatase subunit CobN; amino-acid sequence: MATILLLSTADTELLAARSADVGYRTANPARLDPRDLPALLEGVDVAVLRILGGRRAWPDGTDALRASGVPLVALGGEAAPDADMIELSTVPAGVATQAHTYLAEGGVANLREMARFLSDTVLLTGEGFAPPEPMPEFGVHGPEPEVTPGRPTVAVVFYRAHELSGNTAFVDTLCRAIDTAGGTPLPVFTGSLRGVTQDTHPELFQILRRADAVITTVLAAGGSRPADAVAGGEDDSWDAGALAALDVPILQGMVLTTSRDAWAASDAALTPMDAGMQVAIPEFDGRLITVPFSFKETTEETGDIPVYVADPERAARVAGLAVAHARLRGVPTPSRRLAMVLSAYPTKHARVGNAVGLDTPASAVRLLRALGERGYDLGTDDGLWRVPAPEEDRRADDGDPLIHTLIAAGGHDQEWLTEEQLEQAETRVPLADYQRWFAALPQPLRDSVTAAWGEPPGELYVTEGTHGPEIVIASLRFGNVVFMLQPPRGFGENPIAIYHDPELAPSHHYLAAYLWLQTAVDDGGFGAHAVVHVGKHGTLEWLPGKGIGLAAEDPPDAVLGDLPMIYPFIVNDPGEGTQAKRRAHATIVDHLVPPMARADTYGDIAKLEQLLDEYALVSDLDPDKAPTLRAQIWTLIKAAELHHDLDTDAMPDDEEFDDFVMHVDGYLCEIKDVQIRDGLHVLGDAPEGEARVNLVLAVLRAAQMWGNKAAALPGLRAVIARNFGLDERELLAEPGVPIAVPDGLTRLVDGPARTASDAIDLIDTLARRMVTTMEEESWAEEAIPGVVRTVLGDDLDAAREVLAFAVTEVVPRLAGTGGELDAVLHALDGGHIPAGPSGSPTRGLVNVLPTGRNFYAVDPKAVPSRNSWEVGQALADSLIRRHLDDTGEYPRSVGLTVWGTAAMRTQGDDVAEVLALLGVRPLWDDASRRVTGFEVVPVEELGRPRVDVTLRISGFFRDAFPHVLALIDDAITAVAELDEPGEENFPRAHALADHADHGDWRRATTRVFGSRPGAYGAGLLQLIDSGNWRDDADLAEVYASWGGYAYGRGMDGREARADMEASFRRISVAAKNTDSREHDIADSDDYYQYHGGMVAMVRSLSGESPRAYVGDSATPDSVRTRSLAEETRRVFRSRVVNPRWIGAMRAHGYKGAFELAATVDYLFGYDATAGVVDDWMYATLAETYVFDEENRRFLSEANPWALRGMTERLLEAADRGLWGEPDPELLQRLRASYLELEGELEDG
- a CDS encoding NfeD family protein, which produces MPWWILWLIAAAALGAAEFLTLTLAFGLLAVAALVAAIVAGLGLPVVIQTLAFALTAGAGLAIVRPIAKRHMSHPPVIREGTDALVGRHAVVLEEVTAAHGLIKLSGEEWSARALDDAQVIPEGTLVDVMEIDGATAVVYPRDELLR
- a CDS encoding SPFH domain-containing protein, which produces MPDLIVPIVIIAALVVFAVMSTVRVVPQARRYNVERFGRFRTTLQPGLNFIIPMVDRINTRLDIREQVFSSRPQPVITQDNLVVNIDTVLYYQITDPRAAAYEVANYLQAIDQLTVTTLRNVIGSMDLERTLTSREEINMQLRTVLDEATGKWGIRVNRVEIKAIDPPPTIKEAMEKQMRAERDKRAAILHAEGERQSRILTAEGARQQAILEAQGDQQAAILRADGEAKAVERVFQAVHTNNADPKVLAYKYLETLPEIAGGENNTFWVIPGELTQAVRTVTDAFTGGTKDGTGVAPTPPQSETGDTESTQDEEGTPALTSGAPSLDAMSAAEQAREEAEAAVNQAKADAEAATQGKMSAEEPGES